CGAAGTATTATCGCCgatccctgggagttcgagccaacggggttcgaatgTAGTTATAATATGAACACGTCGATACATGGAGTAGATGGGCACTATTTTTGagcaaatgtaaatgctttatGCTTCTAGCAAGTCACAGTATGTCATCCGTTCACAACGTTCCTGCCTGCTGCAATCGTGATTTatctgaaaatgaattaaagcTGGCGTCAATATACTGTAAGAGttggttttaaatgttttaaatacgtaCGTAATTCAAGGGTCAAACATGTGTGTATAACGTCAAAAGGGGCAAATTAAAGCTGGCGTCAATATACcgtaaaagtatgttttaaatgttttaaatacgtaCGTAGTTCAAGGGTCAAACATTTTTGTACAACGTCATAAGTAGTGAATTAAAGCTGGCGTCAATATACcgtaaaagtttattttaaatgttttaaatacgtaCGTAGTTCAAGGGTCAAACATGTTTGTATAGCGTCAAAAAACCATCATTACTCCTAAACCAACCAAATGTCAGTTATCAGCttaaatgtaatcaaatatataacaGGTTTCATTTCTTTTTCGAAATACACTTGCAAGCATGAAAgttagaaataaatgaaatttaatacatacaaattcagaaagaaatataataataaggaAGAATTTAATAAGATCGAAAGCAGGATCCGATTCCGGGCCCTCTGGATTGTTAGACGAGGTATTAACAGCTGGACCATTGAGGTGTCGATATGTTACCGGtgttataaaaattaattattacatCGGTTTTTGTTCAACTCTACAACGCATAGTTTGAATGTTTGTTAATGTTCACAGGTGCTgatatgaatttgtttttaaacgaagaaatgtaccagtcaattgtaacaacggcccccaaaggtccggggaatagcgggtactttgactttcggtccagccaagcccgggtaaaatccccgccctgcggggacgaactgctggtaaaatccccgccaaagtCAGTTTTATTACCTATACATTTCCCTTCGTTCTCTGCTTGCAACTTTCCAACATCCAAGTAGTATGCTTGTTTGATGACGTCAGAGAGCGTTGTCAGTGCGTGCATAACACTGTCGTCTGCGCATGTAATTCCTAGCTGGCCGAGAACCAACGGACTGCACTCGTATACAAACTCACTGAGAAttctgcagaaaaaaatatgtatataattataaatttgacACTCAGAAGTAATCATCAccttgtttttttcaaacttcgTACGTTTTTGACGTCGACGTCGAGATACGCAGTAACGTTAGAAACAAATGCGATAATATTCGGCATTCTACTAGAAGTGCTCCAGCTCGGCCTATATAGCAGAGGGAGCACATTGCTTCCCTTTTCCGGCAtcctgctgcctttttactatgccctgctgtgccctttcGTTTGACAGAGCCTTCTTTGATTATTAttaactatatttgatatttattcgaCATATTGTCAAGtcaattttacagaaataagtataaaaataaaatatatacataattttgacatttaGGTAAAGATAATagctaaggtattcataacaaactacatgtattagcatttaaagtaattacaacacatacacactacgtatgaaatgaacattggcccttgcaagtgccccattaaggctcattcaatgcgcatcaaaagtgccctttctgacctagcaccctgcccttatCAAATCCCGTCTAGAGCACTAGACtagtacatgtgtacatattttaaatgatcGTAAAAACATCACAGCGCAGGTTTCCAGTAACTTAGTTTTACTACTTCTCAAAgaccattcggaacacctcggccattttctatcgataTCAACCTCGTATGTTTATAGACGGTTttaatgtcagaaatctttatatttaagtacgctgcaagtagatcgcgtagtaatttcaatttagcagttaaacttaatgattttactcttgggaatcttaattatttattgaactACTACACTgcactggcaatcaattaaaactaaGTAGTACTAAACTCACTCTAAcacacaataattattaataattgtatttaaaattttacgaacttcttctactgatgtaccggcataaaTCAtcggttgttttcgatgggaaatggccgaggtAATCCAAATCTTCACATACAcccattctcgttcaccagagtgatggtgcTATCCGTGacacatatttttcattatcaaacctctgatgaatgagaatgacaCACGCCATGGTGCATCGTATAgggtaaaaatattaaatgaccaaatatgaaaataaaccttatatatatatatatatatatagctttgGTAGTAGATGAAATACTATTGTGGATGTACGATGTCCCATATACACCTCTAAGGATGAGCCTACGTTTGAATCCCATATGCGAGACTACTTACTGACAGACGTTGGAATCAGTAAGGAGACGGAACTTCCGGTAGCAGCGCGTGTCCACGATAGCCAGCAGCTTATCGGGGCTGTTACAAACGTCACCAGGAGTCACCACCGGCCGATCTAAACATACACAAAGCCAAATACAGTTTTGGTGGACCGAATCGCGCATACACAAACTAGTCACTGTTTTGGTTATTGGTGGCAATCaacaatttgattaaaacatttacagatatatatatatgtaaattactttttttataatcaaacatCATTTTCAGCGTCATCTTGCAGattcatttcttaaaatcaacaaacttgtatatttaaaacttagCAAGAGCACCGCTAACGAATAAAAACACTCGCCCATTATTCAAGCTGGTCAAGACCGAGGCATAGCAACGACACTTCTTAAAGTCAGGTTTATTGGCTGTGTTGTACATATGTTGAAAATACACTAGTACTAAGAACACTATGCCGATTTTACGATTTAAGTTACGATCAATGTCTTGCTGTTTGCATCACCGACGTGACGTCATATGACAAACCtcgaaaattaaacaaaacaacaacaacaggcgAGCTAAAATCATGGCAAAACCCCCAGATACAGATATCTTCTTATTTCTACAaattaaagaatgaaaaaacaTCCTTACCCACGCAGTCTGTGAAGTCTGACAGTAAGGGAACGTTGTTGACGTTGCTCGCCACGTTCGCGACGTTATTGTACGCTACTTTACGTAATTCCGTGTGTTGACGTTCACACTCAATATACCGCAAACTTGATGGTATATAGTTATAGCTGCACTGGTAAAACACTtcaaacatgctgaaaaaaacatattatagcAGGTGTCAAATGACCGTAAaagttttattgatatgttatgGGTTAACAAAACTGTGTCTCTTAATTTCATTTCCTTCTATACGAATAcgaatacaaatgtttatttgtaatgaaaGGCCGCCAGCCAAAAATACAGACAGATTTgtgttaaaaatacataaaaataacatgtttatccATGATAATAACAAATCACATCACAAAGAAAATTACACTTACAATGTAATTTCAAgagtaaaatatatgaaattattgaaGCGTTTAACTATTATCATgagattaatattttacatggcATTAACAATAATTGATCAAACGTATGTGAAAAGtggtaaatataatacaatggcaACATCGTTTATACATACTTGGCatatcaacaaacaaataacgTTCGCCATTTAAAAGcgtttttaattcacggtagtAAAATACCCTTGGCGAATTGTTTATTTGtgcttgaagtttttgtaacGCACAGTCTTTAATCCGGGTTTTGAATGTTTGCAAGAACAACTTTGTATTCCCAATGTCATTTGCTAGCCATGCATATCCAAAACCATTTTCAAACAACAGTCTTTTTACGTGGGAGGCCAAATTTGTTCTGCCGTTCAAGTCTTGACTTCGTAACAGAAGGTACATCTGTCTTGGATATCTGTTTGGAAGCATTTGAACAAGTTTTTCCCAATACGATATGCATCTAAGGTTATAAGTAATTGAAATGGGTGATCGTCCACTTTCGCTCAGTGCAAAGAAGTTTgacacatttttattaagtCCACATACATCtttacaaaacttaaaatgaacacGTTCGATGTTCTCTGCGTATTGGAATCCCCAAATTTCTGAATATAACACAAGATTGGCAATATCATGCTATTAAAGAGCTTAAATGCCTGTTTTGGCATAAAAAATCCGAAGTGCTTCTGACATGAAAAGATGCTCATTAAAGCTTTTGTTGCCTGCTTCGCCATGGTGTCCTTTGTCATCCAATCTTATaatgactccaatataccccatTCTAACttcgtttgaaaattaattcgAGATACAACTTGTGATATACATAtactgaataaaaacataacaaatccGAAAGATTAACGTACGTGCACTTATTTCCGGTTAAATTGGCAATGGTGCCGGGCGACTCGAGGACCACCGAGCACTGGTTGCTGATGGAGAACAACTTCCGGTCGAGCGCCGCTGCGCACGGAGATGTCTCCTGTCGCTCCGTCCACAGGGCTACATGAGtacacaaatgaaataaaacttttgacAGGGACCATAAGACGTTGGCTTGAAGCGCAATTACATGCAAAAGTCAACTGGGCACCAGAATGATCACGTAACACCTAGTATCGACATTTTGTGTGTCCACTAAACGGCTGCATACCACTCACACGATGCGGGGGTGAGTCCAGGATTTGACGTGAGAGGAGGCAAAGTAGGTGAGTATCCTTTCGACTtgcacccctccctcagaaccaaatttatatggtttaaaaGGTTGGCAAGAGGGTTTGGGGGTACTCCCCTAAGAAATTATTAGCCATTTCAAACTCGAAATGGTGGGGGGAGGCTGGACCCGCAAATGCGAtaggttgttttcgagaaaaacAAGTTAGTGTTATGACAGAAACATGTGATTGATAACATGAGAATTCATGAACATAAGGGTCACTGCGACCTTCTGCATCAAACTGTTCTAAAGttactgtttgaataaaattgtgaaaaGCAACAGTGGCTTTGACTTTGACCTATAACCCTCTGACATTGGAAATGATAGATGCCATCTACTGATCCATTTCATCAAACATATgaagtgtaaatatattatacaagcAGAGTTTTCAAAGCATTATTGGCTGTGATCTACTGATCCAGACAAAATACCTGTGAAGTTTCAAGGTCCTAGTTCAAGTGGTTATCTAATGATTGTACAatcaaagttgtcaaaacagcattgactgtggccttgacctataataatttgaaagtgaaaaaatatgtttcatctACTGATCCAGTATAACATACCTGTGAAGTTTCAACGTCCTAGTTCAAggaattataatgttattatagcagcaaagttgtcaaaatagcAATGGTTGTGATGTAGACAAGGGACCTACTGATACCTATATGGGTCATGGCAACCTACTATTCAAGTGTCAAGGTCCTACGTCAGCCGTTCTTAAGTTGTTGTGCGAGCAAATAGTTCATAACACTGTTGACTGTGAGcttgaactttgacctactgaccccaaAACAAAAATAGGGCAAATGGCAAACTATCACTGAAGTTTCATAGTAAATATATTGGATACTCAACAACACTGCTTAACGAAAAACCCTCTTTTCCCCTGTAAATAATCACTGTTTACTCTCCTGTACCTGTAACCATCCAAAATGTTACCCCTGTGTACCCTCCGTTAATACGGATGTTCGGTAGCAGTCAATCGTTTGGTCATCATTCGATTGTTGATCGTAAGATGCGAATCGGGGATCCcaaatttctaaatataaggcattgaaggtaaatttcggcaatatctgtctctaaaaaatataaagctattgtttttgttgaacagGTACTATGTTCCGACTGTTTCTTATATAGGGCCAATTTTAATTCGAAACTGTGCTAGAAACACCCTCAATTTCAAATCTGAAGCTAAGCTTTAAACATGATGTCTGCAAGCCGGTGTTAATCAATCTCCAACGCAGTGTTCTCCATTAACAATCAGAATAAGATCACTGCATATGCCTGGAAtgcagttatatatatatatatatatatatatatatattctaagaGCGTTTTCTTCCCTCTCGTTTTGGTAGTTTTGAccaaacttttcaaaacttttgttaaaatacaacaaaatattggcaaaattatttacaaatgatttacatttttttttaccaaaataacgtttttttttctattgacaCGGGATTTGCATGTTGTGTGCTCAAAAAACCTTAGCGATGTATAAAGGAATGTTCATGTGTTCGTTCAATATGCTCAGACCAGAGTTTTCCCAGATCaatggcctatgtgaggttgaaatGATTCCATATTCCTACCACTCTGGCAATACTCATGGTTATTTAACATACACTCGtgaatgcctcgaacatgagcCATCACAGCATATTGAggcataaggcaatgttcacgtgctaAATGTGCTCAAACCAGACTTTTCCGAATACAATGGTCTGTTTGAGGTTGAAGTGATTCCAAATGCCGACCACTCTAGCATAGTGGCAATAGCCATGATAATTTTAAGCGAACGTGTCAATGCCTAGAACATGAGCCATGAGAGCGTATTTAGCGAGTCATGCTCAACATGACACTTTTCGTTATTGTCCCCATGTTTCATTTTCGACTACTCAAGAAAAAAGCTCCCCAGATCTCTAAAGTTCATATTATAGGCCCTGTACCTAGTTTATAACTACACTTTttgttatggtccccttagtccaATAATCGGATCAGtccgtccccaaaatggcttttgcAGCAGCAAagttcgattttcgagctctattttcggcttcTCAGTACAACAGCTCCAGCGATATAAATACATCATACAGTAAGCCTCGTGACCTAGTTCATCCCTACAGTTATTGTTATGTCCCCTAGGTAAATGTTTCGGGTCAGTTCGTCCCTATCCGGCATAGCCTTTCTAAAATCCttgggtattcacatgtgccatcacctagggccaggatTTGGccacacagtgacataggtccctatggtccccttgctcgtttctgcgagaacgagtcATACATGTATGGTAGAGGTCAacagggcttatattgcccatatacgcataatgttgggctaaggacggggccagactaaaatcctcgtagtattaacagtttccccgaatgtatcacacctccaggtaacccttggatacagtgtcattggtccccttgctcgttttttaaggcatccgcaccataacagtgtctgaatatgggccaaattggcattgggaatcgagttcatgtccctatccggcatagcctgcctaaaatcctagggtattcacatgtgccatcacctagggccaggtctcggctacacagtgacataggtccctatggtccgcttgctcgtttctgcgagaacgagtctTACATGTTTTCTTGAGATTAATGCtcttattgtattgattttgatagtgatacggtgctagcaccgcatcgccgcggtgatatggtgatacggtcctacggtgctaacttcacgcacatctTTTTAGAAGCATTTCCAACAAATTGGCTCCACTGGATTCTGGTTTCCCTCACGGTTAAGAGTCCTGTTGGTAGTCATACCACATAGGACGAGGGCACTTTAAACACAGCGTACCGCGACGATTTCCTTGATTGGGAGTGGAACATGTGTTGCTATGTTACCCTCGGATTACTTGAAAGGAATGACCATACCAGACTACATGGAAAATAGTTCAGAAATAGATTATATCGGAGAATCAAGCCAAGCTAAGAACGCAGAATATATAAATGACCCTGAGGATACTGCAGGTTACCTTCAGCTCTTCGGAATATTTCTCCTTCCTGCGTTTTTTTCTTGATGATTTGAAATACTATAATTATCCGCAAAATACGTCTGGCTGCTAAAAGAAGATCTGTCTTTTCGTAAGCAATTCACCATTGGTTTTAACTATAGATGAAGTAGATCCAGCATAttcagcctgtttttgaaatcacaaaccattcagcttcaaaacttATAGATAAGGAAGGTAGCCAATGGTTTGAGACGGTAAAACCATGCTTTGGTCCACTGTCATACAGTATGTTAATTAACAGATATAAGGCGTGTATCAATGAGGAGGCACTTCCggattggtgtaatttgccttATTCATCCGAGGATGTTCTCGATGGAAattggccgaggagttccgatagTTGAATGTGTCGACAATGTCAGAGTTTACGCCATCTTCTGACGGCAGTCAATCACACTCACTGTCAGAGATCAGTCTAATTTCACTTAAATGGTaagatgtgtttattttataataaataagaatgtattcttaagtttttaaataaattttgacaaaactttgCTGTTTCGAGAGTGAATtattcagttttgtttaattaagggaagtaactacaaatacttttaaaagaagTTCATATTTTCACTGCTTTGTTAACATGAAAATATCACTGTTGATATTTCACTGATTCAACTCGATATTAAACCGAAAAGcaagaaagaaaaacagtttcgagcaggttttttttttattgaaatccatACATGTTGACGAATCTTTTTATGCGTAATAAATCATTAATCATGTTTATTCAGCCTCATGTTTAATGAGGGAATAGATAgtttttaatttacaataatttatttataacaataaaaatactgtaaataattgtaaatctgtatatagaaaataatataaaatacgaAAGTCATAATACaatgtataacaatacaatacaaaacaatacaataagaGAAATGTACTAGCAGAACAAAGAAACTCTTAACACGAAATTTGACTAAAATAACGTTAAGTTTTTTCGATGATTGCATGAAGTTTACCTGAATGTTTTGAGACataaattaatatgtaataCAGAGAGGTTCTACCTCAAAGCTTATAACAATTTCCAGAATTATGTTATCTGCAATTACTGTTGCTGGGGTCATTTCAGAACAGGTACATTTTGGCAtactcagtttttttttattcaattagaAATATATGTTACATGGTTTGTAGGTTTGTAGACTTGAACGAGCATTCCATTCAACACTTAAAGGGGCAcattataggttgatgcaaCACCAGTAATATGTTTAGTTGAATGTAACCTATGCAATTATCTGATGATACGTAACCTGATATAATTTCTCGCTGTTATTTAAGCTTTGTCAATAAAGTTACTTTGTTGAATTTCTCTTGTTTAATCAATCAGTGGcgcaaaacaataattttttttaattttaatgcatttaatatgtttaaagctgcagttTCACAGATCTACCgttttgcactctcacagactgaccgtTCTGATATAATattcttggaatgagccaattatTGCGTAAAGGTcaggaaaccagtgatataagactgctcacaaaagatcagatagcagtttttcatatttaccatCGAAacctaatgttttatggcttttaGCTTTGCTaacgtttaagaaaaatgacatatttagcatttaccaaacaatgtgatatgttttattgtaagttatcttatatgactgaattgaatgGATTGCTgcccaaatcagctgattctgagacacaAAAAAGTCGAATCGGTCAATTTGTGAGACTGCATCTATAACTCATTTAACctaaacaatcaaaacaacaacatacgagttgtgtacagattaaaagtataagtttttaaaaaaaataacaattaatagctacgtggtcaCTAGACAATGaaacgccaaaatatcgctaatattttgatatttgtacaCTTATCAcacactttgttttattttaatcattaaagttaaaggagataaacaatataatacattaaaactgaaaaagtgcaccaacctatagtgtgcccctgtAAATCTTAGTGTACAACGAACATATTGTTGTGTCGACACGGTAAACAGTACGGCATGCAAACTTTAAAAGAAGACAACTTGTATTTAGCTACAAGCTTACATGAGTTTCATAtggtttaaatatgtacattttcaaaaatacaattcGGTAAGACAATTTGCAAGAATGGTTATTAtgagtacatgtatacaaaaaacacacatttgaaTCCGTTTAAGTATGaagcataatttaaacattctagacataaatatattacaaatgcaACGATACtatgaacaatattattatatacagtCAGTATACAACTAAGGCgtaaagaaataatatgtttgtttccggtttccagacctaccctattttttgcCCCGACCCTGGACGTTTTTATTAGTTTGTCAATGAGAagtcttttttttcatttggttgattttaatcaattacaatttaataatgaaGTATTTTCGGGGTTTAATAATACCAGCGATGCCAATACTGAATGATCTATAGCATCTATATCTTTAGTTTTTGGTAACAGAAAAACATCCCGAAAAAAATGgcttataaaaaaatgttcaaaaaagaaaagattttcCGACTTATATAATAATCCTTTTTGGGGGATtgaaaccggaaacaaacatattattttaggCCAAAcggtttttaaaaaagtttttaacttTATAGCACTTAATGAGTATTCCATATAGAGAGACGGagacaattaattattatataccgATACAGGCACACTGTGAGAATTAAACTCCCTCCTTTTGCTACGCGGCTTTCTAAAGAGAACTCGGCACTTAAAGAGGGCGGTATGGAATATGTAAATACACACATGCAGGTCagtataatgtgtttatacgtcaaataaagaaatatttgttaagcATGGTGGAGTAAGATCCTCACAATAACACGAGAGAATAACAATCACCATCTAGTCCGTGTGCTGTGTTGGATGAAACAAATGGTGACTATTTCGGGAGGATATGAAAATGAAGTGTTTGAGCCCATGACCGATTGCCACGAGTAAAATTCGGACATCTTTAACGCTTATGTACGAACCGCCTGGACGTACActtcatacatttaaatactcATGCGTTTCGTTTAAGCTAAATGCTACACCATGCTTATAACGAATCGTAAATTACGAATAACCAATGCCTATAATAAGTTAATTGGGTGGTGTtttatagttaaatatttatacataatccCCCTTATCGGAACGGTAACcaagtaggcggagcttaaccgtGCAATAACTAACGTGCGGAAAACCCCCAACGCTATTCACTTATACGCACACTACTTACTAAATGCTGTCCATAAACATAtggaacaaaataattacaactCCATCAACAACCCTCGTGATTAAGAGTTCACCTTCCCGCTTCGCGCTCGTGTATCATTTGAATAACACGAGCAGTGTTTGCGGTAACTATTACTTATAACATGCTATATATTAGACATAGCGACAAGGATAAATAACATTGATATGGTCTTATGCTGATACACTTCCAACAGTGTCACAGAGGTACATCTCAatacagtcgaacaccgttggctcgaactcgcttggctcgaattccttgttggctcgaactttatgtaaaggaccgatttctttatactaaatgtaagcattcccgcttggctcgatttttccgaggctcgaggtattatCGCCgatccctgggagttcgagccaacggggttcgaatgTAATTATAATATGAACACGTCGATACATGGAGAAGATGGGCACTATTTTTGAGCAAATGTAAATGCTTCATGCTTCTAGCAAGTCACAGTATGTCATCCGTTCACAACGTTCCTGCCTGCTGCAATTGTGATTTatctgaaaatgaattaaagcTGGCGTCAATATACTGTAAGAGttggttttaaatgttttaaatacgtaCGTAATTCAAGGGTCAAACATGTGTGTATAACGTCAAAAGGGGCAAATTAAAGCTGGCGTCAATATACcgtaaaagtatgttttaaatgttttaaatacgtaCGTAGTTCAAGGGTCAAACATGTGTGTATAACGTCAAAAGTAGTGAATTAAAGCTGGCGTCAATATACcgtaaaagtatgttttaaatgttttaaatacgtaCGTAGTTCAAGGGTCAAACATGTGTGTATAACGTCAAAAGTAGTGAATTAAAGCTGGCGTCAATATACcgtaaaagtatgttttaaatgttttaaatacgtaCGTAGTTCAAGGGTCAAACATGTGTGTATAACGTCAAAAGTAGTGAATTAAAGCTGGCGTCA
The Mya arenaria isolate MELC-2E11 chromosome 12, ASM2691426v1 DNA segment above includes these coding regions:
- the LOC128210710 gene encoding uncharacterized protein LOC128210710, translated to MAHVRGIHESLWTERQETSPCAAALDRKLFSISNQCSVVLESPGTIANLTGNKCTMFEVFYQCSYNYIPSSLRYIECERQHTELRKVAYNNVANVASNVNNVPLLSDFTDCVDRPVVTPGDVCNSPDKLLAIVDTRCYRKFRLLTDSNVCQILSEFVYECSPLVLGQLGITCADDSVMHALTTLSDVIKQAYYLDVGKLQAENEGKCIDKSRLQQAGTL